Proteins co-encoded in one Acidobacteriota bacterium genomic window:
- a CDS encoding carboxypeptidase regulatory-like domain-containing protein, whose product MHKLHHRSVTVAFGLLLSAFCLLPTAFAQNTGGAKGKVRNLKDEGIANATISARQKGVDLKSTKTDAKGEFVLDGLEPGIYNLAFEARGYSAAVQYNVEIKKGKVRDLGDRLILMVDRGSRVIVKGSVFFKDGFIAAGAKVTVERVNGDGSIRKLGEAATDSQGEFSFTQPEGTAKLRFMAVLKDGKAVKDIDVDSAMVYRTALNLDIDRPKP is encoded by the coding sequence ATGCATAAATTACATCACAGATCAGTCACGGTCGCATTCGGACTTCTGCTTTCTGCCTTCTGCTTGTTGCCAACTGCATTCGCTCAAAACACCGGCGGAGCAAAAGGCAAGGTTCGAAACCTCAAAGACGAAGGCATCGCGAACGCGACCATCTCTGCCCGTCAGAAAGGCGTCGATCTCAAATCAACCAAGACTGACGCGAAAGGCGAGTTTGTCCTCGATGGCCTCGAACCGGGCATCTACAACCTTGCTTTCGAAGCCCGCGGCTATTCTGCTGCTGTTCAATACAACGTCGAGATCAAAAAAGGTAAGGTTCGTGACCTCGGCGATCGTTTGATCCTGATGGTCGACCGTGGTTCGCGTGTGATCGTTAAAGGCAGCGTCTTTTTCAAAGACGGCTTCATCGCCGCCGGTGCAAAAGTGACGGTCGAACGCGTGAACGGCGACGGATCGATCCGTAAACTAGGCGAAGCCGCGACCGATTCGCAAGGCGAATTCTCCTTCACCCAACCCGAAGGCACCGCCAAACTCCGCTTCATGGCCGTATTGAAAGATGGAAAAGCGGTAAAGGACATTGATGTCGACTCCGCAATGGTCTACCGCACCGCACTAAATCTTGACATCGACCGGCCGAAACCATAG
- a CDS encoding Smr/MutS family protein — protein sequence MTEDPNDPFSEPVEIEITDSLDLHSFSPKDIRAVVEAYLPEAHKKGFSVVRIIHGKGVGVQREIVRKVLSETDFVKSFKNAPEFSGSWGATIVQLDV from the coding sequence GTGACCGAAGACCCGAATGATCCATTCTCTGAACCGGTAGAAATAGAGATCACCGATTCACTCGACCTGCATTCCTTCAGCCCGAAAGACATCCGGGCCGTGGTCGAAGCCTACCTTCCCGAAGCCCACAAAAAAGGCTTTTCCGTCGTCAGAATAATCCACGGCAAAGGCGTCGGCGTCCAACGCGAGATCGTAAGAAAGGTGCTGTCAGAGACCGATTTTGTGAAGTCGTTCAAGAACGCACCTGAGTTTTCGGGGAGTTGGGGAGCGACGATCGTGCAGTTAGACGTCTAA